The following proteins are co-located in the Syngnathus scovelli strain Florida chromosome 5, RoL_Ssco_1.2, whole genome shotgun sequence genome:
- the sh3pxd2aa gene encoding SH3 and PX domain-containing protein 2A isoform X4, whose product MIRAALTSSKSGIDSLEPMVLEQYVAVANYERQENSEISLKAGETVDVIEKSESGWWFVSTAEEQGWVPATYLDSQSGTRDDLDLGTSRTGEVTKRRKAHLKRLDRRWTLGGIVNRQQSREEKYVTIQPYSSQGKDEVSFEKGVTVEVIQKNLEGWWYVRYLGKEGWAPASYLKKLKEDFSPRKKPLSGPVEIIGNIMEISSLLQKKAVSEKDIQTDGEGSTTPERHITKSEISLPMPFSSEINAETGRRLSAGRDTNSPCLGIAAASSARSEAKARGEPGSPAVARVAPHRVEVGSPNLRQKPPPRRGTNLGLQLPKPPEPPAVEAEYYTIADFQSSISDGISFRGGQKADVIEKNPGGWWYVQIGEMEGWAPCSYIDKRKKPNISRRTSTLTRPKVPPPAPPVKKHDSEEPPPPTTSTPKVTDSVKRSVYEEPEYDVPAIGCEGESDTDSLKDEHCLDVKISNTVSNKYRSSPPSSKASPPVCKKSPVFTQRRASFRSVEEVAKEECIYENDGFRSSSGMEGKTAKVSSEPNSPRTYHSSTVPRKPSGSSPLPGHPTKTVTPEMNRRSQTLGRHTDIHFRSYENSPHSSSDELNRGNKKCTGTSQDVEQRIGQSPSTRPKPSVRPKPILTKSDPQSPERMDISSLRRHLKPTSHLRLRPKPSRGEDAETTSVISSEESVSSRSASELSSVYSKSSYGETDAVGSCLYRSLDAYKKVQESEISFPAGVEVEVQEKQESGWWYVRWGSEEGWAPSYFLEPVKRAGGDARRESDGHGSGGSKSNSLEKNEKHVMALNNVNIQGLTQQHQGLQRNTPPIPSKPPGGFTKPSGVVNGSVRMRNGVRQVAVRPQSVFVTSTQPAKDTHYMTGSLRRNDSLGRSDRYGSGSATLGVHRNASFSTVRPHVVVESQTRPAERSNLGFSVSGSVSSNVQDPLGRLSQRNGIPVSTVRPKPIEKSHLIKNNLGRDVYVSIADYRGDEETMGFTEGTCLEVLERNPNGWWYCQVQDSMLPRKGWVPSNYLERMK is encoded by the exons TGACTAAAAGACGCAAGGCCCATCTGAAGAGGCTTGATCGTCGATGGACACTTGGGGGTATTGTGAACCGCCAACAGAGCAGAG AAGAGAAGTATGTAACAATACAGCCATATAGCAGTCAAGGGAAGGATGAAGTCAGCTTTGAGAAAGGAGTCACTGTGGAAGTTATTCAAAAGAACCTTGAAGGCTGGTGGTATGTCAG ATATTTAGGGAAAGAAGGATGGGCCCCTGCCTCTTACTTGAAAAAGTTAAAAGAAGACTTCTCTCCTCGAAAGAAGCCGCTGTCGGGCCCTGTGGAAATCATTGGCAACATCATGGAGATCAGCAGTCTTTTACAAAAGAAAGCGGTCAGTGAAAAGGACATCCAGACAGACGGCGAGGGTAGCACCACACCAGAGCGCCACATCACCAAGAGTGAGATCAGCTTGCCCATGCCCTTTAGCTCTGAGATCAATGCTGAGACAGGCAGGCGGTTGAGCGCAGGCCGTGATACCAACAGTCCATGTCTGGGAATAGCAGCAGCGAGCTCTGCTCGAAGCGAAGCCAAAGCGAGAGGCGAACCGGGTTCCCCGGCCGTTGCCAGAGTTGCACCTCACAGAGTTGAAGTCG ggtCTCCCAATCTGAGACAAAAACCTCCTCCAAGAAGAGGGACCAATTTG GGGTTGCAGTTGCCCAAGCCACCAGAGCCACCTGCTGTGGAAGCAGAATATTACACCATTGCAGATTTCCAGTCCTCCATTTCTGATGGCATCAGCTTCCGTGGAGGACAAAAGGCTGAT GTGATAGAGAAGAACCCTGGAGGTTGGTGGTATGTACAGATTGGAGAGATGGAGGGCTGGGCGCCATGTTCTTACATTGACAAACGCAAGAAGCCCAACATCAGCCGTCGAACCAGCACCCTGACCAGGCCCAAAGTCCCACCCCCAGCACCCCCTGTGAAAAAGCATGATTCTGAGGAGCCTCCTCCTCCTACCACATCCACTCCTAAAGTAACAGACTCAGTAAAAAGGTCTGTGTATGAGGAACCTGAATACGATGTTCCTGCAATTGGCTGTGAAGGTGAATCGGATACAGATTCTCTCAAAGATGAACATTGCCTGGATGTTAAGATTAGTAATACAGTCAGCAACAAGTATCGCAGTTCCCCGCCTTCAAGTAAAGCTTCCCCTCCCGTCTGCAAAAAATCACCAGTTTTCACCCAACGGAGGGCCTCATTTAGATCCGTCGAAGAAGTTGCTAAAGAGGAATGTATCTATGAAAATGACGGCTTTCGCTCTAGTAGTGGGATGGAGGGAAAGACAGCTAAAGTGTCAAGTGAGCCCAACTCTCCAAGGACCTACCATTCTTCAACAGTTCCACGCAAACCCTCTGGGTCTTCACCGTTGCCTGGTCACCCCACAAAAACAGTGACCCCAGAGATGAATAGAAGAAGCCAAACTCTTGGTAGACATACAGACATTCACTTCCGGTCATATGAGAACAGTCCCCATTCCTCGTCAGACGAATTGAATCGAGGCAACAAGAAATGCACAGGCACTAGCCAGGATGTGGAGCAGAGAATAGGTCAGAGCCCGTCGACTAGACCGAAGCCTTCTGTCAGACCTAAACCAATCCTGACTAAGTCAGATCCTCAGAGTCCTGAGAGGATGGACATCAGTTCCCTGAGACGCCATTTGAAGCCCACAAGTCATTTACGACTTCGACCGAAGCCTTCTCGAGGAGAAGACGCTGAGACAACCTCTGTAATATCATCTGAGGAATCTGTCAGCTCACGCAGTGCATCGGAACTTTCATCTGTGTACTCCAAAAGTAGCTATGGAGAGACTGACGCAGTGGGATCCTGTCTCTACCGCTCCCTGGATGCCTACAAGAAAGTCCAAGAATCTGAGATCAGCTTTCCAGCTGGGGTGGAGGTGGAAGTTCAGGAGAAGCAAGAGAGTGGCTGGTGGTACGTGCGCTGGGGTTCTGAGGAGGGTTGGGCTCCCTCATACTTTTTAGAACCTGTCAAGCGAGCAGGTGGTGATGCGAGGCGAGAATCAGATGGACATGGCAGTGGTGGCAGTAAGTCCAATAGCCTTGAGAAAAATGAAAAGCACGTTATGGCTCTAAATAATGTCAATATTCAGGGTCTAACCCAGCAGCATCAAGGATTGCAAAGGAACACTCCGCCAATTCCTTCTAAGCCTCCCGGGGGCTTCACAAAGCCATCTGGGGTGGTTAATGGAAGTGTGCGGATGAGGAATGGGGTACGCCAAGTGGCAGTGAGGCCTCAGTCTGTATTTGTGACGTCAACGCAGCCAGCTAAGGATACACATTACATGACGGGATCCCTGAGACGAAATGACTCACTTGGCAGGAGTGATCGCTATGGCTCCGGTTCTGCCACACTTGGTGTCCACCGAAATGCCTCCTTCAGCACAGTGCGGCCACACGTGGTCGTTGAAAGTCAGACAAGACCTGCCGAGCGCTCGAACCTTGGGTTTTCGGTGAGCGGGTCCGTCTCAAGCAATGTCCAGGATCCCCTTGGCAGATTAAGCCAGCGCAATGGTATCCCTGTGTCCACAGTCCGTCCCAAACCCATAGAGAAAAGCCATCTGATCAAAAACAACCTTGGTAGGGATGTGTATGTGTCCATCGCCGATTACCGTGGTGATGAAGAGACTATGGGATTTACTGAGGGCACCTGTCTGGAGGTCTTGGAGCGAAACCCCAATGGTTGGTGGTACTGCCAGGTGCAAGACAGCATGCTTCCCCGTAAAGGCTGGGTCCCATCCAATTACCTAGAGCGTATGAAATAA
- the sh3pxd2aa gene encoding SH3 and PX domain-containing protein 2A isoform X5 — MVLEQYVAVANYERQENSEISLKAGETVDVIEKSESGWWFVSTAEEQGWVPATYLDSQSGTRDDLDLGTSRTGEVTKRRKAHLKRLDRRWTLGGIVNRQQSREEKYVTIQPYSSQGKDEVSFEKGVTVEVIQKNLEGWWYVRYLGKEGWAPASYLKKLKEDFSPRKKPLSGPVEIIGNIMEISSLLQKKAVSEKDIQTDGEGSTTPERHITKSEISLPMPFSSEINAETGRRLSAGRDTNSPCLGIAAASSARSEAKARGEPGSPAVARVAPHRVEVGSPNLRQKPPPRRGTNLGLQLPKPPEPPAVEAEYYTIADFQSSISDGISFRGGQKADVIEKNPGGWWYVQIGEMEGWAPCSYIDKRKKPNISRRTSTLTRPKVPPPAPPVKKHDSEEPPPPTTSTPKVTDSVKRSVYEEPEYDVPAIGCEGESDTDSLKDEHCLDVKISNTVSNKYRSSPPSSKASPPVCKKSPVFTQRRASFRSVEEVAKEECIYENDGFRSSSGMEGKTAKVSSEPNSPRTYHSSTVPRKPSGSSPLPGHPTKTVTPEMNRRSQTLGRHTDIHFRSYENSPHSSSDELNRGNKKCTGTSQDVEQRIGQSPSTRPKPSVRPKPILTKSDPQSPERMDISSLRRHLKPTSHLRLRPKPSRGEDAETTSVISSEESVSSRSASELSSVYSKSSYGETDAVGSCLYRSLDAYKKVQESEISFPAGVEVEVQEKQESGWWYVRWGSEEGWAPSYFLEPVKRAGGDARRESDGHGSGGSKSNSLEKNEKHVMALNNVNIQGLTQQHQGLQRNTPPIPSKPPGGFTKPSGVVNGSVRMRNGVRQVAVRPQSVFVTSTQPAKDTHYMTGSLRRNDSLGRSDRYGSGSATLGVHRNASFSTVRPHVVVESQTRPAERSNLGFSVSGSVSSNVQDPLGRLSQRNGIPVSTVRPKPIEKSHLIKNNLGRDVYVSIADYRGDEETMGFTEGTCLEVLERNPNGWWYCQVQDSMLPRKGWVPSNYLERMK, encoded by the exons TGACTAAAAGACGCAAGGCCCATCTGAAGAGGCTTGATCGTCGATGGACACTTGGGGGTATTGTGAACCGCCAACAGAGCAGAG AAGAGAAGTATGTAACAATACAGCCATATAGCAGTCAAGGGAAGGATGAAGTCAGCTTTGAGAAAGGAGTCACTGTGGAAGTTATTCAAAAGAACCTTGAAGGCTGGTGGTATGTCAG ATATTTAGGGAAAGAAGGATGGGCCCCTGCCTCTTACTTGAAAAAGTTAAAAGAAGACTTCTCTCCTCGAAAGAAGCCGCTGTCGGGCCCTGTGGAAATCATTGGCAACATCATGGAGATCAGCAGTCTTTTACAAAAGAAAGCGGTCAGTGAAAAGGACATCCAGACAGACGGCGAGGGTAGCACCACACCAGAGCGCCACATCACCAAGAGTGAGATCAGCTTGCCCATGCCCTTTAGCTCTGAGATCAATGCTGAGACAGGCAGGCGGTTGAGCGCAGGCCGTGATACCAACAGTCCATGTCTGGGAATAGCAGCAGCGAGCTCTGCTCGAAGCGAAGCCAAAGCGAGAGGCGAACCGGGTTCCCCGGCCGTTGCCAGAGTTGCACCTCACAGAGTTGAAGTCG ggtCTCCCAATCTGAGACAAAAACCTCCTCCAAGAAGAGGGACCAATTTG GGGTTGCAGTTGCCCAAGCCACCAGAGCCACCTGCTGTGGAAGCAGAATATTACACCATTGCAGATTTCCAGTCCTCCATTTCTGATGGCATCAGCTTCCGTGGAGGACAAAAGGCTGAT GTGATAGAGAAGAACCCTGGAGGTTGGTGGTATGTACAGATTGGAGAGATGGAGGGCTGGGCGCCATGTTCTTACATTGACAAACGCAAGAAGCCCAACATCAGCCGTCGAACCAGCACCCTGACCAGGCCCAAAGTCCCACCCCCAGCACCCCCTGTGAAAAAGCATGATTCTGAGGAGCCTCCTCCTCCTACCACATCCACTCCTAAAGTAACAGACTCAGTAAAAAGGTCTGTGTATGAGGAACCTGAATACGATGTTCCTGCAATTGGCTGTGAAGGTGAATCGGATACAGATTCTCTCAAAGATGAACATTGCCTGGATGTTAAGATTAGTAATACAGTCAGCAACAAGTATCGCAGTTCCCCGCCTTCAAGTAAAGCTTCCCCTCCCGTCTGCAAAAAATCACCAGTTTTCACCCAACGGAGGGCCTCATTTAGATCCGTCGAAGAAGTTGCTAAAGAGGAATGTATCTATGAAAATGACGGCTTTCGCTCTAGTAGTGGGATGGAGGGAAAGACAGCTAAAGTGTCAAGTGAGCCCAACTCTCCAAGGACCTACCATTCTTCAACAGTTCCACGCAAACCCTCTGGGTCTTCACCGTTGCCTGGTCACCCCACAAAAACAGTGACCCCAGAGATGAATAGAAGAAGCCAAACTCTTGGTAGACATACAGACATTCACTTCCGGTCATATGAGAACAGTCCCCATTCCTCGTCAGACGAATTGAATCGAGGCAACAAGAAATGCACAGGCACTAGCCAGGATGTGGAGCAGAGAATAGGTCAGAGCCCGTCGACTAGACCGAAGCCTTCTGTCAGACCTAAACCAATCCTGACTAAGTCAGATCCTCAGAGTCCTGAGAGGATGGACATCAGTTCCCTGAGACGCCATTTGAAGCCCACAAGTCATTTACGACTTCGACCGAAGCCTTCTCGAGGAGAAGACGCTGAGACAACCTCTGTAATATCATCTGAGGAATCTGTCAGCTCACGCAGTGCATCGGAACTTTCATCTGTGTACTCCAAAAGTAGCTATGGAGAGACTGACGCAGTGGGATCCTGTCTCTACCGCTCCCTGGATGCCTACAAGAAAGTCCAAGAATCTGAGATCAGCTTTCCAGCTGGGGTGGAGGTGGAAGTTCAGGAGAAGCAAGAGAGTGGCTGGTGGTACGTGCGCTGGGGTTCTGAGGAGGGTTGGGCTCCCTCATACTTTTTAGAACCTGTCAAGCGAGCAGGTGGTGATGCGAGGCGAGAATCAGATGGACATGGCAGTGGTGGCAGTAAGTCCAATAGCCTTGAGAAAAATGAAAAGCACGTTATGGCTCTAAATAATGTCAATATTCAGGGTCTAACCCAGCAGCATCAAGGATTGCAAAGGAACACTCCGCCAATTCCTTCTAAGCCTCCCGGGGGCTTCACAAAGCCATCTGGGGTGGTTAATGGAAGTGTGCGGATGAGGAATGGGGTACGCCAAGTGGCAGTGAGGCCTCAGTCTGTATTTGTGACGTCAACGCAGCCAGCTAAGGATACACATTACATGACGGGATCCCTGAGACGAAATGACTCACTTGGCAGGAGTGATCGCTATGGCTCCGGTTCTGCCACACTTGGTGTCCACCGAAATGCCTCCTTCAGCACAGTGCGGCCACACGTGGTCGTTGAAAGTCAGACAAGACCTGCCGAGCGCTCGAACCTTGGGTTTTCGGTGAGCGGGTCCGTCTCAAGCAATGTCCAGGATCCCCTTGGCAGATTAAGCCAGCGCAATGGTATCCCTGTGTCCACAGTCCGTCCCAAACCCATAGAGAAAAGCCATCTGATCAAAAACAACCTTGGTAGGGATGTGTATGTGTCCATCGCCGATTACCGTGGTGATGAAGAGACTATGGGATTTACTGAGGGCACCTGTCTGGAGGTCTTGGAGCGAAACCCCAATGGTTGGTGGTACTGCCAGGTGCAAGACAGCATGCTTCCCCGTAAAGGCTGGGTCCCATCCAATTACCTAGAGCGTATGAAATAA